One window of the Corynebacterium glutamicum ATCC 13032 genome contains the following:
- the efp gene encoding elongation factor P, giving the protein MATTADFKNGLVLKNEGKLQQIIEFQHVKPGKGPAFVRTKLKDVVTGKTIDKTWNAGVKVETATVDRRDVTYLYNDGTSFIVMDDKTFEQYELSPDAFGDAGRFLLENMRVQVSFHEGEALFGELPVSVDLRVEHTDPGLQGDRSTGGTKPATLETGAEIQVPLFIETGNVLKVDTRDGSYLSRVNN; this is encoded by the coding sequence GTGGCAACTACCGCTGATTTCAAGAACGGTCTAGTTCTCAAGAACGAAGGCAAGCTGCAGCAGATCATCGAGTTCCAGCACGTCAAGCCAGGCAAGGGCCCAGCATTCGTGCGAACCAAACTCAAGGACGTCGTGACCGGCAAGACCATCGACAAGACCTGGAACGCAGGCGTCAAGGTTGAAACCGCAACCGTCGACCGCCGCGATGTCACCTATTTGTACAACGACGGCACTTCCTTCATCGTCATGGATGACAAGACTTTCGAGCAGTACGAGCTGTCCCCAGACGCATTCGGCGACGCTGGCCGCTTCCTACTTGAAAACATGCGCGTTCAGGTCTCCTTCCACGAAGGCGAGGCACTCTTCGGCGAACTCCCAGTATCTGTCGACCTCCGCGTCGAGCACACCGATCCAGGCCTGCAGGGCGACCGCTCCACCGGCGGCACCAAGCCAGCAACCCTCGAGACCGGCGCTGAAATCCAGGTCCCACTGTTCATCGAGACCGGAAACGTACTCAAGGTAGACACCCGCGACGGTTCCTACCTCTCCCGCGTTAACAACTAA
- a CDS encoding aminopeptidase P family protein: MALADTRFATRRRALAAKLAAQRIDSILVTSPIHVRYLSGFTGSNGALIVNKDLSAQICTDGRYTTQIAEEVPDIEALIERASATTLLAQVEGPRRIAIEAAQTTLDQLDSLREATQEDVELIPVSGVVESIRLTKDSFELDRLRDVAALASQAFEDLLAAGELAEGRSERQVAADLEYRMRLLGAERPSFDTIVASGPNSAKPHHGAGDRILQRGDLVTIDFGAHARGFNSDMTRTLVMGEAGEFEAEIYDIVLRSQLAGVEAAYSGANLFDIDAACRKIIEDAGYGEYFVHSTGHGIGLEVHEAPSASKTSQGVLETGSTLTIEPGIYVPGKGGVRIEDTLIITSGAPEIITKVSKDLIVV, from the coding sequence ATGGCTTTGGCTGATACCCGATTTGCCACTCGTCGTCGCGCACTTGCCGCAAAACTGGCAGCTCAACGGATCGACTCAATTTTGGTGACAAGCCCGATCCATGTTCGCTATCTCAGCGGATTCACCGGCTCCAACGGCGCACTGATCGTGAACAAAGATCTCTCCGCGCAGATCTGCACCGACGGTCGCTACACCACCCAGATCGCAGAAGAAGTCCCGGACATCGAGGCGCTGATTGAGCGTGCCTCGGCAACGACGCTGCTAGCGCAGGTCGAAGGGCCGCGTCGTATAGCAATCGAAGCCGCACAAACCACCCTGGACCAGCTAGACAGCCTGCGTGAAGCAACCCAGGAAGACGTCGAGCTGATCCCCGTGTCAGGTGTTGTGGAATCCATTCGCCTGACCAAAGACAGCTTCGAACTCGACCGCCTCCGCGATGTCGCAGCGCTGGCTTCCCAAGCATTCGAAGATTTACTCGCAGCAGGAGAACTCGCCGAAGGCCGATCAGAGCGCCAAGTCGCCGCCGATCTGGAATACCGCATGCGCCTGTTGGGAGCAGAACGCCCCAGCTTCGACACCATCGTGGCCTCTGGACCTAACTCCGCGAAACCACACCACGGCGCAGGCGACCGCATCCTCCAGCGCGGCGATCTAGTCACCATCGATTTCGGCGCACACGCACGCGGATTCAACTCCGATATGACCCGCACCCTCGTTATGGGCGAAGCAGGGGAGTTCGAAGCAGAAATCTACGACATCGTCCTGCGCTCCCAACTCGCTGGTGTTGAAGCAGCCTACTCAGGCGCCAACCTCTTCGACATCGACGCAGCATGCCGCAAAATCATCGAAGACGCAGGCTACGGCGAATACTTCGTGCACTCCACCGGCCACGGCATCGGACTTGAAGTCCACGAAGCCCCAAGCGCATCCAAAACCTCACAAGGAGTCCTAGAAACCGGCTCCACACTGACCATCGAACCCGGAATTTACGTCCCCGGAAAGGGCGGCGTACGCATCGAAGACACCCTGATTATTACCTCAGGAGCACCGGAAATCATCACCAAGGTGAGTAAGGACCTCATCGTGGTGTAA
- the aroB gene encoding 3-dehydroquinate synthase: MSAVQIFNTVHVNGSSPYDVHIGSGLNELIVQRAAESGAEQVAILHQPSMDDIASELDAALVAAGLKVLHLNVPDAENGKSLEVAGQCWDELGGAAFGRRDIVIGLGGGAATDLAGFVAAAWMRGVRVIQVPTTLLAMVDAAVGGKTGINTAAGKNLVGAFHEPDAVFIDTDRLATLPDAEIIAGSAEIIKTGFIADPEILRLYETDPAACLKKEVEGSHLPELIWRSVTVKGSVVGQDLKESSLREILNYGHTFAHAVELRENFRWRHGNAVAVGMMFIANLSHKLGLIDAPLLERHRSILAAIGLPTSYEGGAFDELYDGMTRDKKNRDGNIRFVALTAVGEVTRIEGPSKQDLQSAYEAISH; the protein is encoded by the coding sequence ATGAGCGCAGTGCAGATTTTCAACACCGTCCACGTCAATGGATCTTCCCCCTATGATGTCCACATTGGTTCCGGCCTCAACGAGCTCATTGTTCAGCGCGCAGCGGAATCAGGCGCGGAGCAGGTAGCGATTTTGCACCAGCCCAGCATGGATGACATTGCATCCGAGTTGGATGCAGCACTAGTCGCTGCTGGTTTGAAGGTCCTGCACCTTAATGTTCCCGATGCGGAAAACGGCAAGTCCTTGGAAGTAGCGGGGCAGTGCTGGGATGAATTGGGTGGCGCAGCATTCGGCCGCCGCGATATCGTCATCGGACTTGGTGGCGGTGCTGCCACAGATCTCGCGGGATTCGTCGCTGCTGCATGGATGCGTGGCGTGCGCGTCATTCAGGTTCCAACCACCTTGTTGGCCATGGTGGACGCTGCGGTGGGCGGCAAGACTGGCATCAATACCGCCGCAGGCAAGAACCTTGTGGGCGCGTTCCACGAGCCTGACGCAGTATTCATTGACACCGATCGCCTAGCCACCCTGCCTGACGCGGAAATCATCGCGGGATCCGCCGAAATCATCAAAACTGGTTTCATCGCCGACCCAGAAATCCTGCGCCTTTACGAAACTGATCCCGCAGCCTGCCTGAAGAAAGAAGTCGAAGGCTCCCACCTACCTGAACTGATTTGGCGCTCCGTCACCGTCAAGGGCTCCGTGGTCGGCCAAGACCTCAAAGAATCTAGCCTGCGCGAAATCCTCAACTACGGACACACCTTTGCCCACGCCGTCGAACTCCGCGAAAACTTCCGCTGGCGCCACGGCAATGCCGTTGCAGTGGGCATGATGTTCATCGCCAACCTCTCCCACAAGCTCGGGCTTATCGACGCGCCCCTCCTCGAGCGCCACCGCTCAATCCTGGCGGCCATCGGTCTGCCCACTTCCTACGAAGGCGGAGCCTTCGACGAGCTTTACGACGGTATGACCCGCGACAAGAAAAACCGCGACGGCAACATCCGCTTCGTCGCACTGACCGCCGTGGGCGAGGTTACCCGCATTGAGGGGCCCTCAAAACAAGATTTACAGAGTGCTTATGAGGCAATCAGCCACTAA
- a CDS encoding shikimate kinase: protein MERNEVNDQIHLDHQSDDTSECSCPIVVLVGLPGAGKSTIGRRLARALNTELVDSDELIERATGKACGAVFSELGEPAFRELEAIHVAEALKSSGVVSLGGGSVLTESTRELLKGQDVVWIDVPVEEGIRRTANERSRPVLQAADPAEHYRNLVKVRTPLYEEVATYRLRTNNRSPQQVVAAVLHHLEID from the coding sequence ATGGAGCGTAATGAAGTGAATGATCAAATTCACTTAGATCATCAATCAGATGACACCTCTGAATGCTCCTGCCCGATCGTGGTTCTTGTGGGTTTGCCAGGAGCTGGAAAATCCACCATTGGACGTCGATTAGCGCGCGCCTTAAACACTGAACTCGTCGACTCCGACGAACTGATTGAGCGCGCCACCGGAAAAGCCTGTGGCGCCGTGTTCAGCGAGCTCGGCGAGCCAGCCTTCCGCGAGCTCGAGGCCATCCACGTGGCCGAAGCACTGAAATCCTCCGGAGTGGTGAGCTTGGGAGGCGGATCTGTGCTGACAGAATCCACCCGTGAACTGCTCAAAGGCCAGGACGTGGTCTGGATCGACGTGCCAGTAGAAGAAGGCATCAGGCGCACCGCAAACGAGCGTTCCCGCCCCGTGCTGCAAGCCGCCGACCCCGCCGAGCACTACCGCAACCTGGTGAAAGTGCGCACCCCGTTGTACGAAGAGGTGGCAACCTACCGACTTCGCACCAACAACCGCAGCCCCCAGCAAGTGGTGGCAGCAGTGTTGCATCATCTAGAAATCGATTAA
- the aroC gene encoding chorismate synthase yields MLRWTTAGESHGQALIATVEHMPAGVPVTKDEVSYQLARRRLGYGRGARMKFEQDALTFLTGIRHGLTLGSPISIMIGNTEWDKWTTIMSSDALDMEDPDNVAAMSSGRGAKLTRPRPGHADYAGMLKYGFDDARNVLERSSARETAARVAAATVARSFLRETLGVEVLSHVISIGASEPYTGAEPTFADIQAIDDSPVRAFGKDAEESMIAEIEAAKKAGDTLGGIVEVIVEGLPIGLGSHISGEDRLDAQIAAALMGIQAIKGVEIGDGFEEARRRGSEAHDEVFLDDNGVYRNTNRAGGLEGGMTNGETLRVRAGMKPISTVPRALKTIDMENGKAATGIHQRSDVCAVPAAGVVAEAMVTLVLARAVLQKFGGDSLSETKSNIDTYLKNIEERMKFEGLEDGA; encoded by the coding sequence ATGCTTCGATGGACTACAGCAGGTGAATCCCACGGCCAGGCGCTTATCGCCACGGTTGAACACATGCCAGCAGGCGTGCCCGTGACTAAAGATGAGGTCTCGTATCAATTGGCGCGCCGACGCCTTGGATATGGTCGCGGCGCTCGCATGAAGTTTGAGCAAGACGCGTTGACCTTCCTCACCGGCATCCGCCACGGCCTCACTTTGGGTAGCCCCATCTCAATCATGATCGGCAACACTGAGTGGGATAAGTGGACCACCATCATGTCCTCTGACGCTTTGGACATGGAAGACCCAGATAACGTTGCGGCGATGTCTTCGGGTCGGGGCGCAAAACTGACTCGTCCGCGTCCAGGCCACGCTGATTACGCAGGCATGCTCAAGTACGGATTCGATGATGCCCGCAACGTGCTGGAGCGTTCTTCAGCCCGTGAGACGGCAGCACGCGTGGCAGCAGCAACCGTTGCGCGTTCCTTCCTGCGTGAAACCTTGGGCGTGGAAGTGCTTTCCCACGTAATTTCCATTGGTGCGTCCGAGCCTTACACTGGCGCGGAGCCAACCTTTGCAGATATTCAAGCAATCGATGATTCCCCAGTTCGTGCATTCGGTAAAGACGCTGAAGAATCCATGATCGCGGAAATCGAGGCCGCAAAGAAAGCCGGCGATACCCTCGGTGGCATCGTGGAAGTGATTGTTGAAGGCCTGCCCATCGGTTTGGGCTCACACATTTCTGGCGAAGATCGCCTCGATGCGCAGATCGCAGCTGCACTCATGGGCATTCAGGCCATCAAGGGCGTGGAAATCGGTGACGGTTTCGAAGAAGCTCGTCGACGTGGCTCCGAAGCCCACGATGAAGTGTTCCTGGATGACAACGGCGTATACCGCAACACCAACCGTGCAGGTGGCCTCGAAGGCGGCATGACCAACGGTGAAACCCTGCGCGTTCGTGCTGGCATGAAGCCAATTTCTACTGTGCCTCGCGCCCTGAAAACCATTGATATGGAAAACGGCAAGGCAGCAACCGGAATCCACCAGCGTTCCGACGTGTGCGCTGTTCCAGCCGCCGGTGTCGTTGCAGAAGCAATGGTCACCCTGGTTCTCGCCCGCGCAGTCCTGCAGAAATTCGGCGGTGACTCCCTGAGCGAAACCAAGAGCAACATTGACACCTACCTCAAAAACATTGAGGAACGAATGAAATTCGAAGGTTTAGAGGATGGAGCGTAA
- a CDS encoding prepilin peptidase produces MGIFLVGLWCAVLAVIDIKYRRLPDVLTLPGALLINLWALTIYPQWMLGGLVWAGIYFLTAVLVGGIGGGDIKLALGLGTAVAALGMQALMVAIVGSSLISVLLGGIFAAVKGVKRPKFIPHGPSMVIASACSYVAF; encoded by the coding sequence ATGGGGATTTTTCTAGTTGGGTTGTGGTGCGCAGTCTTGGCTGTCATCGATATAAAATACCGGCGCCTGCCCGATGTGCTCACCCTTCCTGGTGCACTGTTAATTAATTTATGGGCATTGACTATTTATCCACAGTGGATGCTCGGCGGGCTTGTGTGGGCGGGGATTTATTTCCTCACGGCAGTGCTGGTGGGAGGAATTGGTGGGGGAGATATCAAGTTGGCTCTCGGTTTGGGGACAGCCGTAGCAGCCTTGGGAATGCAGGCTCTCATGGTGGCAATTGTGGGATCATCGTTAATTTCTGTCTTACTGGGTGGAATTTTTGCGGCTGTTAAAGGGGTGAAAAGGCCCAAATTTATTCCACATGGTCCAAGTATGGTTATCGCTAGTGCCTGCAGTTATGTCGCTTTTTGA
- a CDS encoding ArsR/SmtB family transcription factor has product MEHQPHLLKLADEWAPTFKMLGDRTRLRLLIALHYHGPGEATVSELADIVGVTLPTASAALQLLADNGVVESFKEGRVTRYKLVDATTHTLLHHLGGTHRH; this is encoded by the coding sequence ATGGAGCATCAACCTCATCTCCTGAAGCTCGCCGATGAGTGGGCGCCAACATTCAAAATGCTCGGCGATCGCACGCGCCTCCGCCTCCTCATCGCGCTGCATTATCACGGCCCCGGTGAAGCCACCGTCTCAGAACTCGCGGACATCGTCGGCGTCACCCTGCCCACGGCCTCCGCAGCGCTCCAACTGCTCGCAGATAACGGAGTGGTCGAGTCCTTCAAGGAGGGGCGGGTGACAAGATATAAGCTTGTCGACGCCACGACCCACACCTTGCTTCACCACCTCGGGGGCACCCACCGACATTAA
- a CDS encoding FecCD family ABC transporter permease — protein MLLSARTHTSFQELGLNASRRKAINWTLALTVVLIASMFVGVLIGASGTSVFSTWTVISHHLFGTELGGSDTADAIIWYIRTPRVLLAAIVGAGLALAGAIMQVLVRNMLADPYILGVNSGASCGAAAALLFGVGAGFGDYALQGSAFLGAMAASGLIFFVARAAGRISSTRLLMSGVAIGYMLSAATSFLIFSSDSAEGSRSVLFWLLGSLGLAAWNGPMAIIFLIVGIALALLMVLGPQLDALNSGDETALTLGVSPDRLRILLLVITCLLVGSMVAMAGSIGFIGLVIPHLARRFVSGKHRLMLPVSALMGAILLIWADIAARTLLAPQEIPIGIITALIGAPFLLILVRRMHTY, from the coding sequence ATGCTTCTTTCCGCCCGCACACACACGAGTTTCCAAGAACTTGGACTCAATGCTAGTCGGCGCAAAGCAATCAACTGGACACTGGCACTCACTGTGGTGCTAATTGCCTCCATGTTTGTTGGCGTGCTCATCGGTGCATCCGGGACCTCAGTGTTTTCCACGTGGACCGTAATTAGCCACCATCTTTTTGGCACTGAGCTAGGTGGCTCCGACACTGCCGACGCCATCATTTGGTACATCCGCACCCCACGCGTCTTGCTCGCTGCCATTGTGGGCGCAGGCCTTGCCCTGGCAGGTGCCATCATGCAAGTACTGGTCCGAAACATGCTGGCAGACCCCTATATCCTCGGGGTGAACTCAGGTGCCAGTTGCGGTGCGGCCGCTGCCTTACTGTTCGGAGTGGGCGCTGGATTTGGCGATTACGCCCTCCAAGGCAGCGCGTTTCTCGGCGCAATGGCAGCTTCCGGATTGATCTTCTTCGTGGCGCGCGCAGCGGGGCGCATCTCCTCGACCCGCTTGTTGATGTCCGGCGTAGCGATCGGATACATGCTCTCTGCGGCAACAAGCTTTCTCATCTTCTCCTCCGACTCCGCCGAAGGCAGCCGCTCCGTGTTGTTCTGGCTGCTTGGATCCTTAGGACTTGCCGCATGGAATGGGCCGATGGCGATCATCTTCCTCATCGTGGGCATTGCCCTGGCGTTGCTCATGGTGTTGGGTCCGCAATTGGATGCCTTAAACTCCGGCGATGAAACCGCACTTACCTTGGGAGTATCCCCTGATCGCCTCCGCATTCTCCTCCTGGTGATCACCTGCCTGCTGGTGGGATCCATGGTTGCCATGGCCGGCAGCATCGGATTCATCGGCCTTGTCATCCCCCACCTGGCCAGGCGTTTTGTTAGTGGAAAACACCGACTCATGCTGCCTGTATCCGCGTTGATGGGCGCAATTTTGCTCATCTGGGCTGATATCGCCGCCCGCACCCTGCTTGCGCCCCAAGAGATTCCCATCGGCATCATCACCGCACTCATCGGAGCACCCTTCCTCCTGATTCTGGTTCGCCGGATGCACACCTACTGA